A genomic window from Cricetulus griseus strain 17A/GY chromosome 4, alternate assembly CriGri-PICRH-1.0, whole genome shotgun sequence includes:
- the Mobp gene encoding myelin-associated oligodendrocyte basic protein isoform X1, protein MSQKMAKEGPRLSKNQKFSEHFSIHCCPPFTFLNSKREIVDRKYSICKSGCFYQKKEEDWICCACQKTRTSRRARSPQRPKHQPAASPVVVRAPPAKPKSPPRPAKPRSPPRTERQPRPRPEVRPPPAKQKPPQKSKQPARSSPIRGPGASRGGSPTRAPRFW, encoded by the exons ATGAGTCAGAAAATGGCCAAGGAGGGCCCCAGGCTCTCCAAGAACCAGAAGTTCTCAGAGCACTTCAGCATCCACTGTTGCCCGCCCTTCACCTTCCTCAACTCCAAGCGTGAGATCGTAGACCGCAAGTACAGCATCTGCAAGAGCGGCTGCTTCTaccagaagaaggaggaggactgGATCTGCTGTGCGTGCCAGAAGACAAGG ACCAGCCGTCGTGCCAGGTCCCCTCAGAGGCCCAAGCACCAGCCAGCTGCATCCCCCGTGGTGGTCAGAGCGCCGCCAGCCAAGCCAAAGTCCCCTCCGAGGCCAGCCAAGCCAAGGTCCCCTCCGAGGACTGAGCGCCAGCCGCGTCCCCGCCCAGAGGTCCGACCACCACCAGCCAAGCAGAAGCCCCCTCAGAAGTCCAAGCAACCAGCACGCAGCAGCCCCATCAGAGGGCCGGGCGCCAGCCGTGGGGGGTCTCCCACCAGAGCTCCTAGGTTCTGGTAA
- the Mobp gene encoding myelin-associated oligodendrocyte basic protein isoform X3: MSQKMAKEGPRLSKNQKFSEHFSIHCCPPFTFLNSKREIVDRKYSICKSGCFYQKKEEDWICCACQKTRLKRRSRSTPRKK, encoded by the exons ATGAGTCAGAAAATGGCCAAGGAGGGCCCCAGGCTCTCCAAGAACCAGAAGTTCTCAGAGCACTTCAGCATCCACTGTTGCCCGCCCTTCACCTTCCTCAACTCCAAGCGTGAGATCGTAGACCGCAAGTACAGCATCTGCAAGAGCGGCTGCTTCTaccagaagaaggaggaggactgGATCTGCTGTGCGTGCCAGAAGACAAG ATTGAAAAGGAGGAGCAGGTCAACCCCAAGAAAAAAGTGA
- the Mobp gene encoding myelin-associated oligodendrocyte basic protein isoform X2: MSQKMAKEGPRLSKNQKFSEHFSIHCCPPFTFLNSKREIVDRKYSICKSGCFYQKKEEDWICCACQKTSRRARSPQRPKHQPAASPVVVRAPPAKPKSPPRPAKPRSPPRTERQPRPRPEVRPPPAKQKPPQKSKQPARSSPIRGPGASRGGSPTRAPRFW, translated from the exons ATGAGTCAGAAAATGGCCAAGGAGGGCCCCAGGCTCTCCAAGAACCAGAAGTTCTCAGAGCACTTCAGCATCCACTGTTGCCCGCCCTTCACCTTCCTCAACTCCAAGCGTGAGATCGTAGACCGCAAGTACAGCATCTGCAAGAGCGGCTGCTTCTaccagaagaaggaggaggactgGATCTGCTGTGCGTGCCAGAAGACAAG CCGTCGTGCCAGGTCCCCTCAGAGGCCCAAGCACCAGCCAGCTGCATCCCCCGTGGTGGTCAGAGCGCCGCCAGCCAAGCCAAAGTCCCCTCCGAGGCCAGCCAAGCCAAGGTCCCCTCCGAGGACTGAGCGCCAGCCGCGTCCCCGCCCAGAGGTCCGACCACCACCAGCCAAGCAGAAGCCCCCTCAGAAGTCCAAGCAACCAGCACGCAGCAGCCCCATCAGAGGGCCGGGCGCCAGCCGTGGGGGGTCTCCCACCAGAGCTCCTAGGTTCTGGTAA